A single window of Actinoallomurus bryophytorum DNA harbors:
- the sucC gene encoding ADP-forming succinate--CoA ligase subunit beta: protein MDLFEHQAKELFAEYGVPVPAGKIAKTPEEARAIAEELAAAGTSRVVVKAQVKAGGRGKAGGVKLADSPADAEDKARQILGMDIKGHTVHKVLVEEASAIAQEYYFSFLLDRANRTFLSICSVEGGMEIEEVAATKPDAVAQIPIAALDGVDRAKAREIATAGRLPQEAIEGAAELIERLWAVFVDEDATLVEVNPLILTKDGQVKALDGKVTLDENAAFRQAEHEALEDSAAADPLEAKAKAKDLNYVKLDGSVGIIGNGAGLVMSTLDVVAYAGEQFGGQKPANFLDIGGGASAEVMANGMEIVLGDPAVKSVFINVFGGITSGDAVANGIVQAVKLLGERGETVDRPIVVRLDGNNAEEGRRILNEAGISVLEQVDTMDEAARRAAELASAGV, encoded by the coding sequence GTGGACCTGTTCGAACATCAGGCGAAGGAGCTCTTCGCGGAGTACGGCGTCCCGGTCCCTGCCGGCAAGATCGCCAAGACGCCCGAGGAGGCCCGCGCGATCGCCGAGGAGCTCGCCGCTGCCGGCACCTCGCGCGTCGTCGTCAAGGCACAGGTGAAGGCCGGCGGCCGCGGCAAGGCCGGCGGCGTGAAGCTCGCCGACTCGCCGGCCGACGCAGAGGACAAGGCACGCCAGATCCTCGGCATGGACATCAAGGGCCACACGGTCCACAAGGTTCTGGTCGAGGAGGCCAGTGCCATCGCGCAGGAGTACTACTTCTCCTTCCTGCTCGACCGCGCCAACCGGACCTTCCTGTCCATCTGCTCCGTCGAGGGCGGCATGGAGATCGAAGAGGTCGCCGCGACCAAGCCGGACGCCGTCGCCCAGATCCCGATCGCGGCCCTGGACGGCGTCGACCGCGCCAAGGCCCGCGAGATCGCGACCGCCGGCCGCCTGCCGCAGGAGGCCATCGAGGGCGCCGCCGAGCTGATCGAACGCCTGTGGGCCGTCTTCGTCGACGAGGACGCCACCCTGGTCGAGGTCAACCCGCTGATCCTCACGAAGGACGGCCAGGTCAAGGCCCTCGACGGGAAGGTCACCCTCGACGAGAACGCCGCCTTCCGCCAGGCCGAGCACGAGGCTCTGGAGGACAGCGCCGCCGCCGACCCGCTGGAGGCCAAGGCCAAGGCGAAGGACCTCAACTACGTCAAGCTGGACGGCTCGGTCGGGATCATCGGTAACGGTGCCGGTCTGGTCATGTCCACCCTCGACGTCGTCGCGTACGCGGGTGAGCAGTTCGGCGGGCAGAAGCCGGCGAACTTCCTGGACATCGGTGGTGGCGCTTCGGCCGAGGTCATGGCCAACGGCATGGAGATCGTGCTGGGTGACCCGGCGGTCAAGAGCGTCTTCATCAACGTCTTCGGCGGGATCACCTCCGGCGACGCGGTCGCCAACGGGATCGTGCAGGCGGTCAAGCTGCTGGGTGAGCGCGGCGAGACCGTGGACCGGCCGATCGTCGTGCGCCTGGACGGCAACAACGCCGAAGAGGGCCGCCGCATTCTGAATGAGGCCGGGATCTCGGTTCTCGAGCAGGTCGACACGATGGACGAGGCGGCGCGTCGCGCCGCCGAACTGGCTTCGGCAGGGGTGTGA
- a CDS encoding glycoside hydrolase family 15 protein — protein sequence MSKNKARDVRRVASFLLVAALAATCAATMPDNDGPAWSSPGLIGNGGWPFSRAAILPEEAENASYIPGSSVLGLPGGKARLIPFGLNTPVTLSRSDPRVAEAVHADQAWLADGAVPGGTPAERDASSRALLDLRMLTLPNGASTASWYASWNYMWPRDGAFTAAAFAVTGHGEEAQRVLYFLARAQDHGGLWAARYRPDGTAVADGREVQLDSLGWVLWATWFLHQTDPQAANMTTLWPMVRRAADRAADSLRSDGMPPPSPDYWERSTSREQLPHAATLGVCAPILAGLRAAAALATDRGETEEAQRWHRSAERLAQGIERRFAPYGYPRSPIPGGLLDSSVTFLAPPFAPSSAAVLSAVTATGNRLRLPGGGVVPGEGYGAQVAWTPETGLFALSAAASGDLLGAQSWLTWLIGHRTSLGSFPEKVDGRGAQAGVAPLGWTSALVVLALTAGQTALPSPPA from the coding sequence GTGAGTAAGAACAAGGCACGGGATGTGCGCCGTGTCGCTTCTTTTCTCCTCGTCGCCGCACTTGCCGCGACCTGCGCCGCGACCATGCCGGACAACGACGGGCCCGCCTGGAGCAGCCCCGGGCTGATCGGCAACGGCGGCTGGCCGTTCTCCCGCGCCGCGATTCTCCCGGAGGAGGCCGAGAACGCCTCCTACATTCCGGGGAGTTCCGTTCTCGGGCTGCCGGGCGGCAAGGCGCGGCTCATCCCGTTCGGTCTCAACACTCCGGTGACACTCTCGCGAAGCGACCCGCGCGTGGCCGAGGCCGTACACGCCGACCAGGCGTGGCTCGCCGACGGGGCGGTGCCCGGCGGCACCCCCGCCGAACGCGACGCGTCCTCGCGCGCCCTGCTCGACCTGCGCATGCTGACGCTGCCGAACGGCGCCTCGACCGCCTCGTGGTACGCCTCGTGGAACTACATGTGGCCGCGCGACGGTGCCTTCACCGCCGCGGCGTTCGCCGTGACCGGTCACGGGGAGGAGGCACAGCGAGTGCTGTACTTCCTGGCCCGCGCGCAGGACCACGGCGGCCTGTGGGCGGCGCGCTACCGGCCCGACGGCACCGCCGTCGCCGACGGACGCGAGGTGCAGCTCGACAGCCTGGGCTGGGTCCTTTGGGCGACGTGGTTCCTGCACCAGACCGACCCGCAGGCGGCGAACATGACCACCCTGTGGCCGATGGTGCGCCGTGCCGCCGACCGCGCCGCCGACTCCCTGCGCTCCGACGGCATGCCGCCGCCGTCACCGGACTACTGGGAGCGCAGCACCTCACGCGAGCAGCTACCGCACGCGGCGACGCTCGGCGTGTGCGCGCCGATACTCGCCGGGCTCAGGGCCGCCGCCGCGCTGGCCACCGACCGCGGTGAGACCGAGGAGGCGCAGCGGTGGCACCGGAGCGCCGAACGCCTCGCGCAGGGCATCGAGCGGCGCTTCGCCCCGTACGGCTATCCGCGCTCGCCGATCCCGGGCGGCCTGCTGGACTCCTCGGTGACGTTCCTGGCGCCGCCGTTCGCGCCGTCGTCCGCGGCGGTGCTCAGCGCGGTCACGGCCACGGGCAATCGGCTGCGGCTGCCGGGAGGCGGCGTCGTGCCGGGTGAGGGGTACGGCGCACAGGTCGCCTGGACCCCGGAGACGGGCCTGTTCGCGCTCTCCGCGGCGGCCTCCGGTGATCTGCTGGGCGCGCAGAGCTGGCTCACCTGGCTGATCGGGCATCGCACGTCGCTGGGGTCGTTCCCGGAGAAGGTCGACGGCCGCGGCGCCCAGGCGGGCGTCGCACCACTGGGTTGGACCTCCGCGCTGGTCGTCCTCGCCCTGACCGCCGGCCAGACCGCGCTGCCGAGCCCGCCGGCCTGA
- a CDS encoding DUF6350 family protein, with the protein MSPERNGRPSEGRTRGVDKKPAGARRGERPRPPEDAATRDGDDRTEAASDAVRPLAVSGIVAAIWCAGLGLTTLTTITLIGWIAAPRTPLGTGLPGVFRTAVNFWLVSHHAGFSVPHGRVGLLPLGLAVLPGALLFRGGGWITRTGRVRGRYRIGVVHAALALAVPYAVLAGLLALLARSTVVTPSAWQALLACFLLALVAGGLGAARALVASTTDRSPWVAMLMLLPHRARSVAAGVTGATAVLLGSGLLIFLVSLLFHISDMANIYGVLGPGVVGGILLSIVALAYLPNAAIWAVSYAVGPGFAVGAGTSVAPSGVFVGMIPAFPPFAALPSPGPAPLVSLLALVVPFAAGVVGGVLTVRALPTPVTEAAPLWGFVCGVLTGGVVAFLAALSGGPVGGQRMAVMGPSAWQTGLMAALEVGVSAAIAAWAANWRLLRRAPSAEAVPAEEPAKIADRVEFEDPEPVLATVEMQPRLPDGVTPIGEKPGLPGVPRPRTETEPGSVSPLRKRPPRDRPL; encoded by the coding sequence ATGAGCCCGGAGCGGAATGGGCGGCCGAGCGAGGGCCGGACACGCGGCGTTGACAAGAAGCCCGCCGGCGCGCGGCGGGGTGAGCGGCCACGACCACCGGAGGACGCGGCCACGCGTGACGGGGATGACCGTACGGAGGCCGCCTCCGATGCCGTACGTCCGCTGGCCGTCTCCGGCATCGTCGCCGCCATCTGGTGCGCCGGGCTGGGCCTCACCACCCTGACCACGATCACCCTGATCGGCTGGATCGCCGCGCCCCGTACCCCGCTCGGCACCGGCCTACCGGGCGTCTTCCGTACCGCGGTCAACTTCTGGCTGGTCTCCCACCACGCGGGCTTTTCGGTGCCGCACGGCCGCGTGGGCCTGCTGCCGCTCGGCCTGGCGGTCCTGCCGGGCGCCCTGCTCTTCCGCGGCGGCGGGTGGATCACCCGTACCGGGCGCGTACGTGGCCGCTATCGCATCGGGGTCGTGCACGCCGCGCTCGCGCTCGCCGTCCCGTACGCCGTCCTCGCCGGCCTGCTCGCCCTCCTGGCACGGTCGACGGTGGTGACGCCGTCGGCCTGGCAGGCGCTGCTCGCGTGCTTCCTGCTCGCGCTCGTCGCCGGTGGCCTCGGCGCGGCGCGTGCCCTGGTCGCCTCGACGACCGACCGCTCGCCCTGGGTGGCGATGCTCATGCTGCTGCCCCACCGGGCACGTTCAGTGGCCGCCGGGGTCACGGGCGCCACCGCGGTGCTGCTCGGGTCCGGACTGTTGATCTTCCTGGTCTCCCTGCTCTTCCACATCTCCGACATGGCCAACATCTACGGCGTACTCGGCCCCGGCGTCGTGGGCGGCATCCTGCTGTCCATCGTGGCGCTGGCCTACCTGCCCAACGCGGCGATCTGGGCCGTGTCGTACGCCGTCGGACCGGGCTTCGCGGTCGGTGCGGGAACGAGCGTGGCCCCGTCCGGGGTGTTCGTCGGCATGATCCCGGCCTTCCCTCCGTTCGCGGCGCTGCCCTCGCCAGGGCCGGCGCCGTTGGTCTCCCTGCTCGCGCTGGTCGTGCCGTTCGCCGCCGGGGTGGTCGGAGGCGTCCTGACGGTCCGTGCCCTGCCGACCCCGGTCACCGAGGCGGCGCCGCTGTGGGGCTTCGTGTGCGGCGTGCTGACCGGAGGCGTGGTCGCCTTCCTGGCGGCACTGTCCGGCGGCCCGGTCGGCGGCCAGCGCATGGCGGTCATGGGCCCGTCGGCCTGGCAGACCGGCCTGATGGCGGCACTCGAGGTGGGCGTCTCGGCGGCCATCGCCGCCTGGGCCGCGAACTGGCGGCTCCTGCGCCGTGCACCGAGTGCGGAGGCGGTCCCGGCGGAAGAACCTGCCAAGATCGCTGACCGGGTGGAGTTCGAGGACCCCGAACCCGTACTGGCGACGGTGGAGATGCAGCCGCGCCTGCCCGATGGCGTCACGCCGATCGGCGAGAAACCGGGACTGCCGGGCGTACCCAGGCCGCGTACGGAGACCGAGCCGGGCTCGGTCTCACCTCTGCGAAAGCGCCCGCCGCGCGACCGCCCGCTCTAG
- the sucD gene encoding succinate--CoA ligase subunit alpha codes for MAVWLTENSKVIVQGMTGSEGSKHTARMLRAGTNVVGGVNARKAGQSVTHEGKDLPVFGTVADAMAQTGADVSVAFVPPRFSKDALIEAIDAEIPLCIVITEGIPVHDSTYAWAHAVAKGNKTRIIGPNCPGVASPGKSNAGIIPADITTPGRIGLVSKSGTLTYQMMYELRDIGFSTCIGIGGDPVIGTTHIDALEAFQADPETDAIVMIGEIGGDAEERAAAYVEQHVTKPVVGYVAGFTAPEGKTMGHAGAIVSGSSGTAEAKKEALEKVGVRVGKTPSETARLMREIMSR; via the coding sequence ATGGCGGTCTGGCTGACCGAGAACAGCAAGGTCATCGTTCAGGGGATGACCGGTTCGGAAGGGTCGAAGCACACCGCGCGGATGCTGCGTGCCGGCACGAACGTGGTCGGTGGCGTCAACGCACGCAAGGCCGGGCAGTCGGTCACCCACGAGGGCAAGGACCTGCCGGTCTTCGGCACCGTCGCGGACGCGATGGCCCAGACCGGCGCCGATGTGTCCGTCGCGTTCGTGCCGCCCAGGTTCAGCAAGGACGCGTTGATCGAGGCGATCGACGCGGAGATCCCGCTGTGCATCGTGATCACCGAGGGCATCCCGGTCCACGACAGCACCTACGCGTGGGCGCACGCGGTGGCCAAGGGCAACAAGACCCGGATCATCGGCCCCAACTGTCCCGGTGTCGCCTCGCCGGGTAAGTCCAACGCGGGGATCATTCCGGCGGACATCACGACGCCGGGGCGGATCGGGCTGGTGTCGAAGTCCGGGACGCTGACGTATCAGATGATGTACGAGCTGCGGGACATCGGGTTTTCGACCTGTATCGGTATCGGTGGTGACCCGGTGATCGGGACCACGCACATCGATGCTCTGGAGGCTTTTCAGGCCGACCCGGAGACCGACGCGATCGTGATGATCGGTGAGATCGGCGGGGACGCCGAGGAGCGTGCGGCGGCCTACGTCGAGCAGCACGTGACCAAGCCGGTCGTGGGTTATGTCGCCGGTTTCACCGCGCCCGAGGGCAAGACGATGGGCCATGCGGGTGCGATCGTGTCGGGTTCGTCCGGCACGGCCGAGGCGAAGAAGGAAGCGCTGGAGAAGGTCGGCGTCCGCGTCGGCAAGACCCCGTCCGAGACCGCACGCCTCATGCGCGAGATCATGTCGCGCTGA
- a CDS encoding cobalamin B12-binding domain-containing protein — translation MAGPIRVVVAKPGLDGHDRGAKVVARALRDAGMEVIYTGLHQTPEQIVEAAIQEDADGIGLSILSGAHMTLCAKVLELLKERDALDISVFVGGIIPEGDFPELDRLGVARIFTPGATTQDIVEWVRANVGAKESVAES, via the coding sequence ATGGCTGGTCCGATCCGCGTCGTCGTCGCAAAGCCCGGTCTCGACGGGCATGATCGCGGCGCGAAGGTCGTCGCCAGGGCGCTGCGTGACGCCGGTATGGAGGTCATCTACACCGGGTTGCACCAGACGCCGGAGCAGATCGTCGAGGCGGCCATTCAGGAGGACGCCGACGGCATCGGCCTGTCCATCCTGTCGGGAGCGCACATGACGCTGTGCGCCAAGGTCCTCGAGCTGCTCAAGGAGCGCGACGCCCTCGACATCTCCGTCTTCGTGGGCGGCATCATCCCCGAAGGTGACTTCCCGGAGCTGGACAGGCTCGGCGTGGCGAGGATCTTCACCCCCGGCGCGACGACCCAGGACATCGTCGAGTGGGTACGCGCCAACGTGGGTGCGAAGGAGAGCGTCGCCGAGAGCTGA
- the cpt gene encoding chloramphenicol phosphotransferase CPT produces the protein MPQVIVLNGGSSSGKSGIARCLQAVLPDPWLALGTDTFVEAMPASMRASEAGIEFAADGEVVVGPDFRTLEAAWIDGVAAMARAGARVIVDEVFLGGAASQRRWRTALAGLDTLWVGVRCESAVAAGREVARGDRAAGMAALQADMVHHGVVYDLEVDTTHTESMECARDIASRLG, from the coding sequence ATGCCTCAGGTGATCGTCCTCAACGGCGGCTCCAGCTCGGGAAAGTCCGGCATCGCCCGGTGCCTGCAGGCGGTGCTGCCGGACCCGTGGCTGGCGCTCGGGACCGACACGTTCGTGGAGGCGATGCCCGCGTCGATGCGGGCATCGGAGGCGGGGATCGAGTTCGCCGCGGACGGCGAGGTCGTCGTCGGGCCGGACTTCCGGACGCTGGAGGCCGCATGGATCGACGGGGTGGCCGCGATGGCCCGTGCCGGTGCACGGGTCATCGTCGACGAGGTCTTCCTCGGCGGAGCGGCGTCCCAGCGGCGCTGGCGGACGGCGCTCGCCGGCCTGGACACGCTGTGGGTCGGTGTCAGGTGCGAGAGCGCGGTCGCCGCGGGCCGTGAGGTCGCGCGGGGCGATCGTGCCGCCGGCATGGCCGCCCTGCAGGCGGACATGGTGCACCACGGTGTGGTCTATGACCTGGAAGTGGACACGACCCACACGGAGTCGATGGAGTGCGCGCGGGACATCGCCTCCCGCCTCGGCTGA
- a CDS encoding IS481 family transposase codes for MSHANAALTPRGRLRLARLVVDEGWPIARVAERYEVSWPTAKRWAQRYRRDGVAGMVDRSSRPRHSPSKTPQPMVRKIVHVRLKQRLGPAQIAGRLGVPASTVHAVLTRCRLNRLTYIDRATGEPIRRYEHDRPGAMLHVDVKKFGNIPDGGGWRYVGRVQGERNREATADRTGNRNTRYEPRLGTAFVHTVIDDHSRIAYAEIRNDEKATTAIQVLPNAVAWFASRGVVIERVLSDNGSAYKSHAWRDACADLGIQAKKTRPYRPQSNGKVERFHRTLADGWALGRFYTSEQARRKALPAWLHFYNHHRPHTATNGKPPITRLTNLPGQYT; via the coding sequence CGTCTGGTCGTTGATGAGGGCTGGCCGATCGCTCGGGTGGCGGAGCGTTATGAGGTGTCCTGGCCGACCGCCAAACGTTGGGCGCAGCGTTACCGCCGCGATGGCGTGGCTGGGATGGTCGATCGGTCATCGCGGCCACGCCATAGCCCGTCCAAGACGCCACAGCCGATGGTGCGCAAGATCGTGCATGTGCGGTTGAAGCAGCGGCTGGGGCCGGCGCAGATCGCCGGGCGGCTGGGCGTGCCGGCCTCGACCGTCCACGCCGTCCTGACCCGGTGCCGTCTCAACCGCTTGACCTACATCGATCGCGCTACCGGGGAGCCGATCCGGCGGTATGAGCACGACCGGCCGGGCGCGATGCTGCACGTGGATGTGAAGAAGTTCGGGAACATCCCCGATGGCGGCGGCTGGCGCTATGTGGGCAGAGTCCAAGGCGAACGCAACCGCGAAGCCACCGCTGATCGCACCGGCAACCGCAACACCCGTTATGAGCCCCGCCTGGGCACCGCGTTCGTGCACACCGTCATCGATGACCACTCACGCATCGCCTACGCCGAAATCCGCAATGATGAGAAGGCCACTACCGCGATCCAGGTGCTCCCCAACGCCGTGGCCTGGTTCGCCAGCCGTGGCGTGGTGATCGAACGAGTGCTCAGCGACAACGGCTCGGCCTACAAATCCCACGCCTGGCGTGATGCGTGCGCTGACCTCGGTATCCAGGCGAAAAAGACCCGACCCTACCGGCCACAGTCCAACGGAAAAGTCGAACGCTTCCACCGCACCCTGGCCGACGGCTGGGCACTCGGCCGCTTCTACACCTCCGAACAAGCCCGACGCAAAGCCCTCCCGGCCTGGCTCCACTTCTACAATCACCACCGACCCCACACCGCCACCAACGGCAAACCACCCATCACCCGCTTGACCAACCTCCCTGGGCAGTACACCTAG